The following coding sequences are from one Sphingobium sp. Cam5-1 window:
- a CDS encoding DUF4168 domain-containing protein — MLTGFRSSLVLKTAMASVALLAAAPVLAQGAAAPATPATPATPAAPSAAAGNFSDADIKLFAAAAVEVTKIQSDASIADAEKQPKMLAALQASGIAPEKFNEIGQAAAADPALQQRIQAAAPAAPAAPATPATPAAPATPATPAK, encoded by the coding sequence ATGTTGACGGGTTTTCGTTCATCACTGGTTTTGAAGACGGCAATGGCATCGGTCGCTCTGTTGGCAGCGGCTCCAGTTCTGGCCCAGGGCGCCGCCGCCCCGGCTACGCCCGCGACGCCTGCCACTCCGGCGGCCCCTTCGGCTGCTGCGGGCAACTTTAGCGATGCGGACATCAAGCTGTTTGCGGCTGCTGCGGTCGAAGTGACCAAGATCCAGTCCGACGCCAGCATCGCTGACGCGGAGAAGCAGCCCAAGATGCTCGCCGCGTTGCAGGCATCGGGCATCGCTCCGGAAAAATTCAATGAGATCGGCCAGGCGGCAGCCGCCGACCCGGCGTTGCAGCAGCGTATCCAGGCCGCCGCGCCTGCTGCGCCGGCTGCTCCCGCCACCCCGGCGACGCCAGCCGCCCCTGCTACCCCGGCCACCCCGGCCAAGTAA